In Pseudomonas nunensis, a single window of DNA contains:
- the yjgA gene encoding ribosome biogenesis factor YjgA encodes MVDSYDDSLDTGEKSKSQVKRELHALVDLGERLTTLKPDLLAKLPLTDAMRRALADAPKHTANIARKRHLMFIGKLMRDQDTDAILMLLDQLDASTRQYNERFHGLERWRDRLIAGDDAVLEKFVLDYPEADRQQLRSLIRQAQHELATNKPPASSRKIFKYIRELDETQRGLR; translated from the coding sequence ATGGTTGATTCTTACGACGACTCCCTCGATACGGGAGAAAAAAGCAAATCCCAGGTTAAACGCGAGCTGCATGCTCTGGTTGACCTCGGCGAACGCCTTACAACGCTCAAGCCTGACTTGCTGGCAAAACTGCCGTTGACCGACGCTATGCGCCGGGCCTTGGCCGATGCGCCCAAGCACACCGCGAATATCGCGCGTAAACGGCACCTTATGTTCATCGGCAAGCTGATGCGCGATCAGGACACTGACGCCATTCTGATGTTGCTCGATCAACTCGATGCCTCCACCCGGCAGTACAACGAACGTTTCCATGGCCTGGAACGCTGGCGCGATCGCTTGATCGCTGGCGACGATGCAGTCCTGGAGAAGTTCGTGCTCGACTACCCGGAGGCTGATCGTCAACAGTTGCGCTCCCTGATCCGTCAGGCCCAGCACGAACTGGCGACCAACAAGCCACCGGCATCGAGCCGTAAAATCTTCAAGTACATCCGTGAGCTGGACGAGACTCAACGCGGTCTGCGTTAA
- the tldD gene encoding metalloprotease TldD, with amino-acid sequence MSELLSSVSDHLLAPGGVTIESLQSVLGDLAGPGIDAADLYFQGQISESWALEDGIVKEGSFNLDQGVGVRAQSGEKTGFAYSNAITLEALGAAARAARSISRAGQNGTVQAFTTQDVAQLYGPDNPLEVMTRAEKVDLLKRIDVATRALDPRIQQVTVSMAGVWERILVASTDGSLAADVRPLVRFNVSVIVEQNGRRERGGHGGGGRTDYRYFLSDDRAMGYAREALRQALVNLEAIPAPAGTLPVVLGSGWSGVLLHEAVGHGLEGDFNRKGSSAYSGRMGEMVASKLCTIVDDGTLAGRRGSLSVDDEGTPTECTTLIENGVLKGYMQDKLNARLMGVARTGNGRRESYAHLPMPRMTNTYMLAGESDPEEIIASVKRGIYCANLGGGQVDITSGKFVFSTSEAYLIEDGKITAPVKGATLIGNGPEAMSKVSMVGNDLSLDSGVGTCGKDGQSVPVGVGQPTLKIDAITVGGTGS; translated from the coding sequence ATGAGCGAGTTGTTGTCCTCAGTCAGTGACCACCTGTTGGCGCCCGGCGGCGTGACCATCGAGAGCCTGCAAAGTGTGCTCGGTGATCTGGCCGGTCCGGGTATCGATGCTGCCGACCTGTATTTCCAGGGCCAGATTTCCGAGTCCTGGGCGCTGGAAGACGGGATCGTCAAGGAAGGCAGCTTCAACCTCGACCAAGGCGTCGGCGTGCGTGCGCAATCGGGTGAGAAAACCGGTTTTGCCTACAGCAATGCCATCACCCTCGAAGCGCTGGGCGCGGCGGCCCGTGCAGCCCGCTCAATCTCTCGTGCCGGGCAGAATGGCACGGTGCAAGCGTTCACTACTCAGGACGTCGCCCAGTTGTACGGGCCGGACAACCCATTGGAAGTGATGACCCGCGCCGAGAAAGTCGACCTGCTCAAGCGTATCGACGTCGCGACCCGCGCCCTCGACCCGCGTATCCAGCAAGTCACCGTGAGCATGGCCGGGGTGTGGGAACGCATTCTGGTGGCGTCCACCGACGGCAGCCTGGCGGCGGATGTGCGGCCGTTGGTGCGCTTCAACGTCAGCGTGATCGTCGAGCAGAATGGCCGTCGCGAGCGCGGTGGTCATGGCGGCGGCGGTCGTACCGATTACCGTTATTTCCTCAGCGATGACCGCGCCATGGGTTATGCCCGTGAAGCCTTGCGTCAGGCGCTGGTGAACCTGGAAGCGATTCCGGCACCGGCCGGTACGTTGCCGGTGGTATTGGGTTCGGGCTGGTCTGGTGTGCTGCTGCACGAAGCCGTCGGCCATGGCCTGGAAGGCGATTTCAACCGCAAGGGCAGTTCCGCGTATAGCGGGCGCATGGGTGAGATGGTGGCCTCCAAGCTGTGCACCATCGTCGATGACGGCACCCTGGCCGGTCGCCGTGGTTCGCTGAGTGTCGATGACGAAGGCACCCCGACCGAGTGCACCACGCTGATCGAAAACGGCGTACTCAAGGGCTATATGCAGGACAAGCTCAACGCGCGCCTGATGGGCGTTGCCCGCACCGGTAACGGTCGTCGTGAATCCTACGCGCACCTGCCGATGCCACGGATGACCAACACCTACATGCTGGCGGGCGAAAGCGACCCGGAAGAAATCATCGCTTCGGTAAAACGCGGCATCTATTGCGCCAACCTCGGCGGCGGCCAGGTGGACATCACCAGCGGTAAATTCGTGTTCTCCACCAGCGAGGCGTACCTGATCGAAGACGGCAAGATCACTGCCCCGGTCAAAGGCGCGACGTTGATCGGCAACGGGCCGGAAGCCATGAGCAAAGTGTCGATGGTCGGTAACGATCTGTCGCTGGACAGCGGTGTGGGGACATGCGGGAAGGATGGGCAGTCGGTGCCGGTGGGTGTCGGCCAGCCAACGCTGAAAATCGATGCGATCACTGTGGGTGGCACAGGATCGTAA
- a CDS encoding carbon-nitrogen hydrolase family protein, protein MSVAVIQMVSQSDVLANLAQARRLLEQAANAGARLAVLPENFAAMGRRDIADIGRAEALGEGPILPWLKQTARALKLWIVAGTLPLPPVDQPMAKVHACSLLVDDQGETVARYDKLHLFDVDVADNRGRYRESDDYAYGSGVVVADTPVGRVGLTVCYDLRFPELYSELRAAGAELITAPSAFTAVTGAAHWDVLIRARAIETQCYVLAAAQGGTHPGPRETYGHAAIVDPWGRVVAQQDQGEAVLLAERDSSEQASIRARMPVSSHRRFFSQGAQRPASER, encoded by the coding sequence ATGTCTGTAGCGGTGATTCAAATGGTCAGCCAGAGCGATGTGCTGGCTAATCTGGCCCAGGCCCGTCGTCTGCTTGAACAAGCGGCGAACGCTGGCGCGAGGCTCGCGGTGCTCCCGGAAAACTTCGCGGCCATGGGCCGTCGCGACATCGCCGATATCGGCCGCGCCGAAGCGTTGGGTGAAGGTCCGATCCTGCCGTGGTTGAAACAGACCGCCCGCGCCCTCAAGTTATGGATAGTTGCCGGCACTTTGCCGTTGCCGCCGGTGGATCAGCCGATGGCGAAAGTGCATGCCTGCTCGCTGCTGGTGGATGACCAGGGCGAAACCGTTGCACGGTATGACAAGTTGCACCTGTTCGACGTCGACGTGGCGGACAATCGCGGGCGTTACCGTGAATCCGATGACTATGCTTATGGCAGTGGCGTGGTGGTGGCGGACACGCCCGTCGGTCGGGTCGGCCTGACGGTGTGTTATGACCTGCGCTTCCCTGAGCTGTACAGCGAATTGCGTGCCGCCGGAGCGGAGCTGATCACCGCGCCGTCGGCCTTCACCGCCGTGACCGGCGCGGCCCATTGGGATGTGCTGATCCGCGCACGGGCCATCGAAACCCAGTGTTATGTACTCGCGGCCGCCCAGGGTGGTACCCATCCGGGGCCGCGTGAAACTTATGGACACGCTGCCATTGTCGACCCGTGGGGTCGTGTGGTGGCGCAACAGGATCAAGGCGAGGCCGTGCTGCTGGCCGAACGCGATAGCAGCGAACAGGCGTCGATCAGGGCGCGGATGCCGGTGTCCAGTCACCGGCGCTTTTTCTCGCAGGGCGCCCAGCGACCTGCCTCAGAACGATGA
- a CDS encoding YhdP family protein, giving the protein MDRLTRLLAALTRWGLGLCALVLVLMALYVSLGRELTPLVAEYRADVETKASAALGMPLQIGKLEGNWSGFAPILLAHDVTVGAGTNTLRLDNVRAVPDLWASLLAREVRIAHLELNGLKISLKEGEDGHWALEGLPVQQDQPMDPEQLLNRMQMVEQLSILDSQITLQPVDHLPLTLTYVGINLKTGASRQRLDARLTLPDGQPVAMSLRTRVRASAWKEGAAEAYLSLPQSDWSKWLPARLTRQWNFSEIKAGGELWLNWDKGAMQSAAIRLNAPQIKGAYAERKPIQLNNLALNAFFQRSDEGALVILDSLSMNFGDTRWETHLQLKQSVATDKNEELWHLQADRLDLTPLTPLLNALGPLPEGVATAVEKLKVTGALRNVLIDMRPNATDDSKFSFAANLERVGFDAYHGAPAARNVSGSISGDLGHGELRMDSKDFSLHLDPIFAKPWQYIQANARLTWKLDKEGFTLIAPYLKVLGEEGKIAGDFLIRLHFDHTQEDYMDLRVGLVDGDGKYTAKYLPTVLSPALDEWLRTAILKGAVDQGFFQYQGSLNHGAEDTARSISLFFKVHDAELAFQPGWPHVSKVSGDVFIEDSGVRILASKGQLLDTQVSDVYVNIPHVPAGQNVHMFLDGGFAGGLGDGLKILQQAPIGTADTFAGWEGEGDLQGKLKLDIPLAKGDQPKIVVDFKTNKARLKLAEPTLELTQLKGDFRFDSSKGLSGQNITAKAFDKPVTAQIFADGSPGKLDTRVTASGQVEVKKLTDWLNVTQPLPVTGVVPYQLQLNLNGADSQLIVSSNLKGVAVDLPAPFGMAADVGRDTVFRMTLQGPERRYWVTYGDLANFTFAAPAGNFADGRGELFLGGGNAVLPANKGLRVSGVLSELDIGPWKDLADKYAGQDPGGSAKQLLSGADFKVDKLSGFGTTLDQASVQLTRKPSAWALQLDSQQAKGNVNIPDAKAAPIAINLQYVRLPAPDPTVLADENSPDPLASVDPSKIPALDITINQLFQGTDLVGAWSLKVRPTAKGIALNTLDMGLKGILLQGSGGWEGTPGATSSWYKGRISGKNLADVLKGWGFAPSVTSEEFHMDVDGRWPGSPAWLATKRFSGSLDASLNKGQFVEVEGSAQALRVFGLLNFNSIGRRLRLDFSDLFGKGLSYDRVKGLLVASNGVYVTREPILLTGPSSNLELNGTLDLVGDQVDAKLLVTLPLTNNLPIAALIVGAPAIGGALFLIDKLIGDRVARFASVKYTVKGPWKEPKITLDKPF; this is encoded by the coding sequence ATGGACCGTCTGACACGCCTTTTGGCCGCACTGACCCGCTGGGGATTGGGCCTGTGTGCGTTGGTTCTGGTGCTGATGGCGTTGTACGTCAGCCTCGGTCGGGAGCTGACGCCGCTGGTGGCCGAATACCGCGCCGACGTCGAGACCAAGGCTAGTGCCGCGCTGGGCATGCCCCTGCAAATCGGCAAGCTTGAGGGCAACTGGAGCGGTTTTGCGCCCATTCTGCTGGCCCACGACGTGACGGTCGGCGCGGGCACCAATACCCTGCGCCTGGATAACGTGCGTGCCGTGCCCGACCTTTGGGCCAGTCTGTTGGCCCGGGAAGTGCGCATCGCTCACCTGGAACTCAACGGCCTGAAGATCAGCCTCAAGGAAGGCGAGGACGGCCATTGGGCGCTGGAAGGTCTGCCGGTGCAGCAAGACCAGCCAATGGACCCTGAGCAGTTGCTCAATCGCATGCAGATGGTCGAACAGCTGTCGATCCTTGATAGCCAGATCACCTTGCAACCGGTGGATCATCTTCCGCTGACGTTGACCTACGTTGGCATCAATCTGAAAACCGGCGCCTCTCGTCAACGCCTCGACGCGCGCCTGACCCTGCCCGATGGTCAACCCGTGGCCATGAGCCTGCGTACCCGCGTGCGGGCCAGCGCCTGGAAGGAGGGCGCGGCGGAGGCTTACCTGAGCCTGCCGCAAAGCGATTGGTCGAAATGGTTGCCCGCACGCCTGACCCGGCAATGGAATTTCTCCGAGATCAAGGCCGGTGGCGAGCTGTGGCTAAACTGGGACAAAGGCGCTATGCAAAGCGCGGCGATTCGCCTGAATGCTCCGCAAATCAAGGGCGCCTACGCCGAGCGCAAGCCGATCCAGCTCAACAACCTCGCGCTCAACGCGTTCTTCCAGCGCAGCGACGAAGGTGCCCTGGTGATCCTCGATTCCCTGTCGATGAATTTTGGTGACACTCGCTGGGAAACCCATCTGCAACTCAAGCAAAGCGTCGCCACTGACAAAAACGAAGAACTCTGGCACCTGCAAGCCGATCGACTGGACCTGACCCCGCTCACGCCGCTGCTCAATGCGTTGGGACCGTTGCCTGAAGGCGTGGCCACCGCGGTGGAGAAACTCAAGGTCACCGGTGCATTGCGCAACGTGCTGATCGACATGCGGCCTAACGCCACCGACGACAGCAAATTCAGTTTCGCCGCCAATCTGGAGCGGGTCGGCTTCGACGCCTATCACGGCGCACCGGCCGCGCGGAATGTCAGCGGCAGCATCAGCGGCGACCTTGGTCACGGCGAGCTGCGCATGGACAGCAAGGATTTTTCCCTGCACCTGGACCCGATTTTCGCCAAGCCATGGCAATACATTCAAGCCAATGCCCGGCTGACCTGGAAACTCGATAAAGAAGGCTTCACCCTGATCGCGCCGTACCTGAAGGTACTGGGCGAAGAGGGCAAGATTGCCGGCGACTTTCTGATCCGCCTGCATTTCGACCACACTCAGGAAGACTACATGGACCTGCGGGTCGGCCTGGTGGACGGTGACGGCAAATACACCGCCAAGTACCTGCCGACCGTGCTCAGCCCGGCGCTGGACGAATGGTTACGTACGGCAATCCTCAAAGGTGCGGTGGACCAGGGCTTCTTCCAGTATCAGGGCTCGCTGAACCATGGCGCCGAAGACACCGCGCGCAGCATCAGCCTGTTCTTCAAGGTGCACGACGCCGAACTGGCGTTCCAGCCGGGTTGGCCGCATGTCAGCAAGGTCAGTGGCGATGTGTTTATCGAAGACAGCGGCGTGCGCATTCTGGCCAGCAAAGGCCAGTTGCTCGACACCCAGGTCAGCGATGTCTACGTCAATATCCCGCATGTGCCGGCCGGGCAGAACGTCCACATGTTCCTCGATGGCGGGTTTGCCGGCGGCTTGGGCGATGGCCTGAAGATTCTGCAGCAAGCACCGATCGGCACCGCCGACACCTTCGCCGGTTGGGAAGGCGAGGGCGATTTGCAGGGCAAGCTCAAGCTCGATATCCCGTTGGCCAAGGGCGATCAGCCAAAGATTGTCGTCGACTTCAAGACCAACAAGGCGCGGCTGAAACTGGCCGAACCGACGTTGGAGCTGACGCAGCTCAAGGGCGATTTCCGTTTCGACAGCAGCAAGGGCTTGAGCGGGCAGAACATCACTGCGAAGGCGTTCGACAAACCGGTCACCGCGCAAATCTTCGCCGATGGCAGTCCGGGCAAGCTCGATACCCGGGTCACCGCTTCCGGTCAGGTCGAGGTGAAGAAACTCACCGACTGGCTGAACGTGACCCAGCCGTTACCGGTAACCGGCGTCGTTCCTTACCAACTGCAACTGAACCTCAATGGCGCCGACAGCCAGTTGATCGTCAGCTCTAACCTCAAAGGCGTCGCCGTCGATTTGCCGGCACCGTTCGGCATGGCTGCGGATGTGGGCCGTGACACTGTGTTCCGCATGACCCTGCAAGGGCCGGAGCGGCGTTATTGGGTCACGTATGGCGACTTGGCGAACTTCACGTTCGCAGCACCCGCCGGTAATTTTGCCGACGGTCGCGGTGAATTGTTCCTCGGTGGCGGCAATGCGGTGTTGCCGGCGAACAAAGGCCTGCGCGTCAGCGGCGTGCTGTCGGAGCTGGATATCGGCCCGTGGAAGGATCTGGCGGACAAGTATGCCGGCCAGGATCCGGGCGGCAGTGCCAAGCAGTTGCTCAGCGGCGCGGACTTCAAGGTCGACAAGCTCAGCGGTTTCGGTACGACCCTCGATCAAGCCTCGGTGCAGTTGACCCGCAAGCCGTCAGCCTGGGCCTTGCAGCTCGACAGTCAGCAAGCCAAGGGCAATGTGAACATCCCCGACGCGAAAGCCGCGCCGATTGCGATCAATCTGCAATACGTGCGGTTGCCGGCGCCCGATCCGACCGTGCTGGCCGACGAAAACTCGCCAGACCCCTTGGCTTCCGTGGACCCGAGCAAGATCCCGGCGCTGGATATCACCATCAATCAGCTGTTTCAGGGCACTGACCTGGTGGGTGCCTGGTCGCTGAAAGTCCGGCCGACCGCCAAGGGCATCGCGCTTAATACGCTGGATATGGGCCTCAAAGGCATCCTGTTGCAGGGTAGCGGTGGCTGGGAAGGCACGCCGGGCGCCACCAGCAGTTGGTACAAGGGCCGGATCAGCGGCAAAAACCTCGCCGATGTGCTCAAGGGCTGGGGCTTTGCGCCGAGCGTGACCAGTGAAGAGTTTCACATGGACGTCGACGGTCGCTGGCCCGGTTCGCCGGCGTGGCTGGCCACCAAGCGTTTCTCCGGCAGCCTCGATGCTTCGCTGAATAAAGGTCAGTTCGTTGAAGTCGAGGGCAGTGCCCAGGCGTTGCGGGTGTTTGGCCTGCTCAACTTCAACTCCATCGGCCGCCGCCTGCGCCTGGACTTCTCCGACCTGTTTGGCAAGGGCCTGAGTTACGACCGGGTCAAAGGCCTGCTGGTGGCAAGCAACGGGGTTTACGTGACCCGTGAGCCGATCCTGTTGACCGGCCCGTCGAGCAACCTTGAGCTCAATGGCACCCTCGATCTGGTCGGCGATCAGGTCGATGCCAAGTTGCTGGTGACCTTGCCACTGACCAACAACCTGCCGATTGCCGCGCTGATTGTCGGCGCGCCGGCCATTGGTGGCGCGCTGTTCCTGATCGACAAGCTGATTGGCGACCGCGTGGCGCGTTTTGCCAGCGTCAAATACACCGTCAAAGGTCCATGGAAAGAGCCGAAGATCACCCTGGACAAGCCTTTTTGA
- the rng gene encoding ribonuclease G produces MSEEILINITPMESRVAVVENGVLQEVHVERTQKRGIVGNIYKGKVVRVLPGMQAAFVDIGLDRAAFIHASEISLREGPAVESISSLVHEGQSLVVQVTKDPIGSKGARLTTQLSIPSRYLVYMPRTAHVGISLKIEDEAERERLKQVVTDCVAKEGIKEAGGFILRTAAEGAGADEILMDIRYLRRLWDQINAQIQTIGAPSVIYEDLGLALRTLRDLVSPKIEKIRIDSRETFQKTTQFVAELMPEIADRLEHYPGERPIFDLYGVEDEIQKALERKVPLKSGGYLVVDPAEAMSTIDVNTGAFVGHRNLEETIFKTNLEAATAIARQLRLRNLGGIIIIDFIDMEDEEHQRQVLRTLEKQLERDHAKTNIIGITELGLVQMTRKRTRESLEQVLCEPCSSCQGRGKLKTPETVCYEIFREILREARAYQAEGYRVLANQKVVDRLLDEESGNVAELEGFIGRTIRFQVETMYSQEQYDVVLL; encoded by the coding sequence ATGAGTGAAGAGATCCTGATCAACATCACGCCGATGGAATCGCGCGTGGCGGTGGTTGAAAACGGTGTCCTGCAAGAAGTTCACGTCGAGCGCACACAAAAGCGCGGCATCGTCGGCAACATTTATAAAGGCAAGGTTGTGCGGGTATTGCCGGGCATGCAGGCGGCTTTCGTCGACATCGGCCTGGACCGTGCCGCGTTCATTCACGCTTCGGAAATCTCCCTGCGTGAAGGCCCTGCGGTGGAAAGCATCAGCAGCCTGGTGCACGAAGGCCAGAGCCTTGTAGTGCAAGTCACCAAGGACCCGATCGGTTCCAAAGGTGCGCGGTTGACCACGCAGTTGTCGATTCCATCGCGCTATCTGGTGTACATGCCGCGCACGGCGCACGTCGGCATTTCCCTGAAGATCGAAGACGAAGCCGAGCGCGAGCGCCTCAAACAAGTGGTCACCGACTGCGTGGCCAAAGAAGGCATCAAGGAAGCCGGCGGCTTTATTCTGCGCACCGCCGCAGAAGGTGCCGGGGCCGATGAAATCCTCATGGACATCCGCTACCTGCGCCGTCTGTGGGACCAGATCAACGCCCAGATCCAAACCATCGGAGCGCCGAGCGTGATCTACGAAGATCTCGGCCTGGCCCTGCGCACCTTGCGTGACCTGGTGAGCCCGAAGATCGAGAAGATCCGCATCGACTCCCGGGAAACCTTCCAGAAAACCACACAGTTCGTCGCCGAACTGATGCCGGAAATCGCTGATCGCCTTGAGCATTATCCGGGCGAGCGGCCGATTTTCGACCTGTATGGCGTCGAAGACGAAATCCAGAAAGCCCTGGAGCGCAAAGTGCCGCTCAAGTCCGGCGGCTATCTGGTGGTGGACCCGGCGGAAGCCATGAGCACCATCGACGTCAACACCGGGGCGTTCGTCGGCCATCGCAATCTCGAAGAAACCATCTTCAAGACCAACCTCGAAGCCGCCACCGCCATCGCTCGTCAGCTGCGCCTGCGCAACCTTGGCGGGATCATCATCATCGACTTCATCGACATGGAAGATGAAGAGCACCAACGGCAAGTGTTGCGTACCCTTGAGAAGCAACTGGAGCGCGATCACGCCAAGACCAACATCATCGGCATCACCGAGTTGGGCCTGGTGCAGATGACCCGCAAGCGCACCCGCGAAAGTCTTGAGCAAGTGTTGTGTGAGCCGTGCAGCAGTTGTCAGGGTCGCGGCAAGCTGAAGACTCCGGAAACGGTCTGCTACGAAATTTTCCGCGAAATCCTCCGCGAAGCCCGCGCCTATCAGGCGGAAGGCTATCGTGTATTGGCGAATCAGAAAGTAGTGGATCGCTTGCTCGACGAAGAGTCGGGCAACGTCGCCGAACTGGAAGGGTTTATCGGTCGCACCATTCGTTTTCAGGTCGAAACCATGTATTCCCAGGAACAATACGACGTGGTGCTGCTCTGA
- a CDS encoding Maf family protein, with product MKQKLLYLASGSPRRRELLTQIGVPFSAISADIDETPLLNETPSAYVERLARGKAEAGRRTVVSDAAFCVLGADTAVVLDGKILGKPVDEADACAMLMMLSGQEHEVLTAIAVLDGERCESLVVRSLVRFRSISREEVAAYWASGEPHDKAGGYGIQGLGAVFVAGLDGSYSAVVGLPLCESAELLGHFGIPCWQTLNAR from the coding sequence ATGAAACAGAAATTGCTGTACCTCGCCTCAGGCTCGCCGCGTCGGCGTGAACTGCTCACGCAGATCGGCGTGCCGTTCTCCGCCATCAGCGCGGACATTGATGAAACCCCTTTGCTCAACGAAACCCCATCGGCCTATGTCGAGCGTCTGGCGCGCGGCAAGGCCGAGGCCGGGCGCCGTACGGTCGTCTCCGACGCAGCATTTTGCGTATTGGGTGCGGATACCGCCGTGGTCCTGGACGGGAAAATTCTCGGCAAGCCAGTGGACGAAGCCGATGCGTGCGCCATGCTTATGATGTTGTCGGGGCAGGAGCACGAAGTCCTGACGGCGATTGCCGTGCTTGACGGCGAGCGTTGCGAATCGCTTGTGGTGCGCAGCCTGGTGCGTTTTCGCAGCATCAGTCGCGAGGAAGTGGCGGCCTACTGGGCCAGCGGCGAACCCCACGACAAGGCTGGCGGCTATGGCATTCAAGGGTTGGGCGCAGTGTTTGTCGCCGGGCTCGATGGCAGCTATTCGGCGGTGGTTGGATTGCCGCTGTGCGAAAGCGCAGAACTGCTCGGCCATTTCGGCATACCCTGTTGGCAAACCCTTAACGCGCGCTGA
- the mreD gene encoding rod shape-determining protein MreD yields MAGATSSRNGWIVWLTFAIGLLLSVSPLPQFMEILRPLWLALLLAFWALALPQKVGMVTAFCLGLAEDVLYGTLLGQNALILTLITYLVLALQQRLRMFPMWQQCLVLLVIFGLAQLVQLWLSALTGNRQPTLALVLPALVSALLWPWISFGLRGLRRRYKIN; encoded by the coding sequence ATGGCGGGTGCTACTTCATCCCGGAACGGCTGGATCGTCTGGCTGACCTTCGCCATCGGCCTGCTGCTCAGCGTTTCGCCGTTGCCGCAATTCATGGAAATCCTGCGTCCCCTGTGGCTGGCGTTACTGCTGGCATTCTGGGCGTTGGCCCTGCCGCAGAAAGTCGGCATGGTCACCGCGTTTTGCCTGGGGCTGGCTGAAGATGTGCTCTATGGCACCTTGCTTGGCCAGAATGCGTTGATTCTGACGCTCATCACCTATCTGGTGCTGGCGTTGCAACAGCGCCTGCGGATGTTCCCGATGTGGCAGCAGTGCCTGGTGCTTCTGGTGATCTTCGGCCTGGCCCAACTGGTCCAGCTGTGGCTCAGCGCCCTGACCGGCAATCGCCAGCCAACCTTGGCTTTGGTGCTACCGGCGTTGGTTAGCGCACTGCTCTGGCCGTGGATCAGCTTCGGTTTGCGTGGTCTGCGTCGGCGTTACAAGATCAATTAA
- the mreC gene encoding rod shape-determining protein MreC: protein MLVVLSVALMVVDARFTLLKPVRSQMSLVLMQSYWITDLPQRLWQGVASQFGSRTELVAENEKLKTENLLLQGRMQKLAALTEQNVRLRELLNSSALVNEKVEVAELIGMDPNPFTHRIIINKGERDGVILGQPVLDARGLMGQVVELMPYTSRVLLLTDTTHSIPVQVNRNGLRAIASGTGNPERLELRHVADTADIKEGDLLVSSGLGQRFPAGYPVATVKEVIHDSGQPFAIVRAVPTAALNRSRYLLLVFSDGRTAEERANDAAQAQEALDQHGGGPIIPATVPKPIPAVVPTPAVAAPVTAPAATPPAATTPAKPTHPAKPVAKPAAAKPAAKPPVSAPATTGGRE, encoded by the coding sequence GTGCTGGTCGTGCTATCGGTCGCGCTGATGGTCGTCGATGCCCGCTTCACACTGCTCAAGCCAGTGCGTAGTCAGATGTCGCTGGTGCTGATGCAGTCTTACTGGATCACCGACCTGCCGCAGCGGCTATGGCAAGGTGTGGCCAGCCAATTTGGCAGCCGTACCGAACTGGTTGCCGAGAACGAAAAACTCAAGACCGAAAACCTGCTGTTGCAGGGTCGCATGCAAAAGCTTGCCGCCCTCACCGAGCAGAACGTTCGGCTGCGCGAGTTGCTCAATTCCTCCGCGTTGGTCAACGAGAAGGTCGAAGTGGCCGAGTTGATCGGCATGGACCCCAACCCCTTCACGCATCGCATCATCATCAACAAAGGTGAGCGCGACGGTGTGATCCTCGGCCAGCCGGTTCTCGACGCCCGTGGCCTGATGGGTCAGGTGGTGGAGTTGATGCCGTACACCTCCCGCGTGCTGTTGCTGACGGATACGACTCACAGCATTCCTGTGCAGGTGAACCGCAACGGTCTGCGGGCGATCGCCAGCGGCACCGGTAATCCTGAGCGCCTCGAACTGCGTCACGTAGCCGACACCGCCGACATTAAAGAAGGCGATCTGTTGGTCAGCTCCGGCCTCGGCCAGCGCTTCCCGGCAGGTTACCCCGTGGCGACGGTCAAGGAAGTGATCCACGATTCCGGCCAGCCATTTGCCATCGTCCGCGCCGTGCCGACCGCCGCCCTGAACCGCAGCCGTTATCTGTTGCTGGTGTTCAGCGATGGTCGCACTGCAGAAGAACGTGCCAACGACGCCGCCCAGGCTCAGGAAGCACTGGACCAGCATGGCGGCGGGCCGATCATTCCGGCCACGGTGCCTAAACCGATTCCTGCGGTCGTGCCGACTCCGGCCGTTGCTGCGCCGGTCACTGCGCCAGCAGCCACGCCACCTGCGGCAACGACACCGGCCAAGCCTACTCATCCGGCCAAGCCTGTCGCCAAACCGGCTGCTGCGAAACCCGCTGCCAAACCGCCTGTCTCTGCACCGGCCACCACTGGGGGAAGAGAATAA